Within Diabrotica virgifera virgifera chromosome 7, PGI_DIABVI_V3a, the genomic segment ACTGAAGCGTCTATAACCTTTGTACCCAGGGGCAGCAAGTGTCGATTTTTGGTGACTGCTCTGAGAGTATGAGAGCAGAAAAAATCGTAGACACTGGGCGGTTATAGTGGCGTATTTCGTTGACGGCCAGacaaacagacagtcatgaaaccggaaatatatatttgttctcgtatTGCTGAgccgcgtcgaataatatatcacttgtactattccgacgactttaaaacagtactttcggtcgAATtgctaaaaccggaagtcctaggtgaAATTTCTCACTTTTATTACCATcgttgggttataagctttcattcgacatctcatttgccattatacctaGTGCCATGGCGAAGGAGTTATTTTCACAGACGGACAGATAGTCAGAAAACCTGAAGTATACATTTGCTCTCGTGTTTCTAAGGCGAGTCGAATAATATATTGCTTATATTATTAttccggcgactttaaaacagtactccCGGTCGcctttctaaaaccggaagtcctaggtcaagtttctcacctttagtaccatccttgaatcatAAGCTTTCGTTCGACATCTCatctgtcattctacctagtggaatgacggaggagttatttTCACGGACGACGAACAGACGGGCAGGcagtcatgaaaccagaagtaggtatatatttgtATCTTGCTATAGCGCGTCGAATAGTACATCACTTGTACTattgactttaaaatagtacttgcGGTTGCATTTCTAAAAGCGGAAGTCTTAGGTCAAATTTTCTCATCTGTAGTAGTAttcttggatcataagctttcattggacacctcattttcattctacctggtataatgaggaGTTATGtttacggacggacggacagacgacAGACGgacaatattaatattattattcaaagaaaacaattattgttaaaatacaTGCGAGCAGAGGAAATAGAGGATGAAGAAAGAATTGTCCAATGCTACAAGATTAGAAAAACATGCAATATTTAAAAGAAGACATGAAGAAGGATACTtcaaaattgtgataaacaaccATTTATTAGGAAATTATGAAATGATACATACTTACAAGCTTCACTTCACAAAAATTTCTCAAATACAAAACTCCGAAACACGCACCGCCAACAAATCACACAAGCAGTATACCGCAATCAATGCTCAGATTCAGCGACGATCTTTCAGCGATTAACGAGCCAGCCGCTGCAGTAAAAACGTACCTTAAATggacaaaatttgaaaatcgcgtTACTCTGGGTTCGCCATCCACAAAAAGGTGCGATGTTGTGAGGTGAGCAAAAATGTTCTCGGGTTAAGTCTAAACCCTCTATGTGTGACAAGATGGTCCAGCAGAATTGATTCAATAAAGCCCCTTaaactttatttaattaagatttgctatggtGTTATTTGTTcatattttgctttatttgcacctacctacctaccttcaaaaaaaaaataaataaaaaaaaattatcaaaatgccttaaggggcgccaaaatcattttttgcacacaggcgccagtagttcttacgggggccctgatggtgggacgcggcctttaaaataaacaagcagattctattgaatgaaatatttgaaattaaatatcacacttcttttattttcagccctgtaacttattaaaataaacattatagaagttttcagggtctttcagccctcggtaataatgtagtctttcattctgagtttaaatttttcaaaaatatttattagttttctcaggattcgaaaaaaatgaatacaattaaaacacgagagaattttgacatgcgtcaaaattttgcattaactcaatgtaaaattctgaactgttgaattccaacttccctaataattattttacatcaaaagacattagaaactatttgtagaggattgaaatctgtataacaattgagaagtcaatagaatataataaaccccttgtcctagcattcgtggattttcataaagcctttgacacgatagagctggatagcattttagaagctctaaatgaatgccgcattgactaccgttacagtacactcatctataatatttataaagaggcaacaatgagtgttaagttacatgataaaatcaaacaaataagcatagaacgcggcgtaagacaagtcgacacactctcgccaaaactattcataactgttctggaatatgcctttaagatgctcaactgggacaataaagggatcaaaatagatggagaaaagttaaatcatcttcgttttgcagatgacatagtccttataactgatgacctaggagaagtaaagaaaatgctaaatgagttagacgctatctgctggaaaataggcctgaaaatgaacttttctaaaactaaatttatgactaatctgattcctagcggacagctgattatacgcgaacaagaagtagaactagtggaaaagtacatttacttgggtcatgaaattagaattggcagagataaccaaacatgcgaaataaaaagaagattaactcttgcttgggcagcctacggagctctgagagacgtatttaggagcagtataccgatcggtttaaaaagacaagtgtttgaccaatgtgtgctaccggtaatgacatatggagcagagacactgactctaaccaaggcaacagcgttgaaaatgcgggttgctcaaaggcgcatggaaagatccatgctgggcgtaactctacgggataaaataagaaatgaagatctcagacaaacaaccggtatcgcagatgttgtagaacgtatcaccaggctcaaatggaactgggcaggacacgtcgccaggctgaaagattcaagatgagcacgaaggctgatggagtggagaccaagagaagataaacgaagtagaggaaggccgcctacacgatggacagatgatatcaggcggattagtaaaaactggcaaaaatcagcacaaaaccgtgaagtgtggaaacaattgggggagacctatgtccagcagtggacgtaaattggttggatgatgatgatgatgatgaaatctgtattggaaataactgttaaaattggtatacgtaattaaacatattccaaaattttgtaaaaatgtaatacattttagttttcagcccaaggccacacacaatgcaataatgttcacattattgaactgtcaatatttttattttatcatctattgtttaaaaacaatacagttgataagataccctcagttgcggagaaaggattaataataaagatttttattcagtcaatggtgtgagcactgtcagttaaatagtaacgtgtggccttacttttacatgcatacctattgtggcaaatgtatcacatttttcaaaattttggaatgcatttaaatcgtagaacaattttaacttttgattttaatacagatgtTAATTCTccacaagtattctctcatgacttttgatgtaaaataattagggaagcaggaattcaacaatttagaattttacattgagtttcctatggccctttttacgattcaccacccagtataagataaaatgtgtactatttgtcttattatttcataataacacaaataatacacatatatacacaataacacacattcaatgatcgaaaatcatttaaaaatatgggaatgtaaactcttgtgacgtaaagtcaaaaatataagtctccccaccaccgtcggacaagacaaccgtaataaagtctaataaccgtgactGTGACCGACCTATTCCGGGCTCACAAATCAAGTGTGAATCAAGTGGTCAGTGAACTTGACTTCTCCCACTAGAAAATGTCAAATTTATCTCAGAACGCGAAGTATGTTGACCACCAGAGGGCCGCTGCCAATCCAACAAATCCAAAAGATAGTTTTAAATTGGTTTAATGGTGAcgtattgaaaataaataattttcttagaatataagagaaaataatatttctaaatggAGAATTACCAGAAAATTAGAGAAATTTAATTAAGAGATcgagagaaaataattattaaaaataattaaagcgctaaaaatgatattataacgggtggaccgttacagcATGACTTtagaaaacatcgaatttgatcataatagggcccataaaaagatatcttatactgaatattttatttttgcacacaatacatatttaaaataatatcagaATTATTTAATAATCCCTCCGCTGCTgatcgtgacccgtcaaaatagcccggtcaaaacagccccgtcaaaaaagccccgtcaaaatagcctgaacacaaaatagcctcgacaaaatagcctgcaaacaaaatagccccgacaaaatagatcgcacacaaaatagccccggtcaaaacagccccggctaaaacagcctcttataaacaattacataaatatttatacagggtgtccaaaatttttttttaatttaaattatttgacaaaaaggaagaatgtatttaatttatttaatttaaaatgcattttactgttgcccgaaaacagaaaaaaatttttatataaataaacattgattttcgcttaacttaaatgttcaaacttccaagaggcagggaagacaggactcgagttctctgaaaagaccatttttatttaatgtggttaagataaacatctgaatagaggataattaccatttccgaaaaaatgtatttttaaggaattatttcatgatgaattctgaagggagcttttttgtcgaggctattttgtcggcgggctattattccgcggctattttgtctgcaggctattttgtcggagctattttgtgtgcgggatattatgtcggggctattttgtcggagcttttttgacgggacTATTCTGACGGGGTACCGCTGCTGATAGTAAAAGATGTTATAAAATAACTTAATATTTTTATCTGGTGAGTGACACTGATATTTTCATACATCAGCATTACTAAAATGTGATTACTGATATACCGACTCACCACTAGTGGCCAGTTGCTAAAATGACTTCAATAGAGAATCTGTTATTGAATTTACTGGAATCTGAATCAGAAGATGAAGACGTTATGATTATGTGTAATGTAATTGAAAATGAAAAACGAGGGGAAAAAAgagaaatatgtatttaaaaagaAGAGAAACCCATGGAGAGTATAAGTTATCTACGGAACTTCCTGACAACGTTTTTAAGGAATCTTTTCGCCTCAATCGAAGCCAGTTCTCGGAGGTTCATGGTATAATCCGGGATGATATAGTAGGGAGAGAATGTAATGCTCAAAAACCTATTGGCAGTGAAGAAAAATTGGCCGTATGCCTCAGGTAAGAATAAATTAACTTATTTgcatataaaatttaattttaatatttattgtaATATAAAAACAACGCAAATCAATTTACATTTGAGATGTGCCTGTACCATCATGAGGGTGCTGTGTGATGCTGTAGTCTTAAATATTCGGGGTGCGCCTGTCATAACGTGGATCCACAACATGGTTCGGGAGTTGATAAGTAGGATGTGTTAGGTGAAAACGAATATGCAGTATTACTTCTTATTGAACATGTCGACCCACTTTCGCTATCTTCTTTTGCCTTTGACACATCGTCAAACAAATTTCTTCTAATTTGCCTCTGGTATATCTTCGGgatatttttcgttattttgtaCATCGACATAAAGAAATTATACAAGGGGTCATTTTGCTGTGATTGTCTTTCTCCTTGGCTTAGTTGAAGTAGCAGGCTTCGCTCTTCGTCCCTTCTTTTGGCTGTTTGCTCGCTATTGTTGATGTATCGTTTGATGGAATCAATGCGGCTGACTGCAGTTTTTCTTTTCGGGCTGAACACATTCAATTTCCTCAGCCTCATTTGGCCCTTCATCATTAGGTACTGTAATGTCAGCAGTCTGCTCAGATTGTGTTTCAGTCTGCTCAGATTGTGCTTCAGTCTGCTCAGATTGTGCTTCAGTCTGCTCAGATTGTGCTTCAGTCTGCTCAGATTGTATTTCTTCAGATTGTTGAACTTCAGGCCACCCTACAGTGGTCCTGTTTTTCATATACGGTTTCAAAAATTCCATTTGTTTCTGGTAGATCCACAGCCTAACTTGTACACTCTTTTGGCCGCTTTTGGTTTGTTGCCTTCGTAGAGCTTCGCGATAGGAGTCACGTAGTTTCCGCCATTGATCTTTGACCGAGTTAGCTGGAAACAGAATAAAACACAATATTAGAGAAGAaaccaaattaaaaaattgatatgtatcaataaaaaaatcacttgatTTTTATGTgttatatacagtatggtgcaagtgtttggaataaattcgttatctcATAAGCCGACGACTCGaggaaaaatggaaaatcccgaaacaggtcgatttttatttttaaaatatgatcatTTGGCATATAtgatacgagtgacgtcatcaatatgggcgtgatgacgtaatcgatgattttttaaatgagactaggggtcgagtaatttctcatttgaaagattattcaattctgtattcagtaatataactattaacataattatttgtacattgtatccaaaaatgttttaaaattaaattaatttaaaaaaagaagaatatatgtaatttattcaattcaaaatacgttttactgctgtcagaaaacagaaaaaaaatatttatttgacaaataagcattgcttttggcttaaattatatgttcaaacttccaagaagcAGGTGGTTGCCGGGAGctggtttgaacattgaattaaAGCGAAAGACAATGCTTATTTGttacataaacattttttcctgttttctgtcaATAGTACagtgtatttagaattaaacaagttactatatatatatatatatatatatatatatatatatatatataccggtcactctagtatagagtataggtcgctcaggttcatgagctcttttaatccatttcatgcggtggattggtccgcataattcctcttcattatcctatatagattttcgtgtttttttgctttttctgtaatctgtttccattctttcctattctgtattttttctctccagcctgtaatttccatattggatatatcctctcgcagttggtcttcccatcttattttcggtcttcctctaggTCTGTTTATTACTGGCGTCCAATTTGTTATCTGCCTAATTAGTGCATCTGCTTCTCTTCGTTGGATGTGGCCAAACCATTTTaacctttgtgctttaatgaatttcactatatcttctccttccattagatttcttatttcgtgattcatcagaattcgtatttctccttgatctgttttgattgggccatgtattcttctaataatttttctttctattattctcagtttttcttcatctttttttgtaaggcacattgcttctgctccataagtgatgactggtctaattgccgctctatatatctttgtctttgttttcttgcttaggtttttatctttaagtaacttgtggtatttccagaatgccctattccctgctttaactctttcatttatctctatgcttcttctgttttgaccatctactatcactcctaagtatttaaagcagtcaaccctttggaatacattatcacttattcttatctcttttattctatttacttggtcttgatttctcgtacttattaagtattttgtttttttctgattAATTATTAACCCCCTGATTTTTGCCTCTCTTGTCAATGTTAGCAGTGCATCTTCTACACTTCTCTTGTCACGGGCTATCAACCCTAGGTCGTCTGCATACCCTATTATTTGTGTAGAACTTTGGATTGTCTTTTTTGTTAGTCCTGTGTTTCTAATTACTCCCTCCAAGGCTATATTAAAGAGCGTTGTCGATAGGCTGTCACCTTGTCTTACCCCGTGTTCTATGTTGATATTCTTCGTTTCACCATCCACTGTTTTGACCTTTGCTGTTGTGTCCATCATTGTCATTCTGGtcaatcttattaattttgcaggtatattcatatttttcatttcttttaatagctGTTTTCTGTAGATGTTGTCGAAAGCCTGCTGGAAATCAATAAACAATATGTGCAATTCTATGCCATGTTCGTAACTTTTTTCGATTGTTTGCGTTAAAACGTGGATTGCATCAATTGTTGATCTCCCTTTTCTAAatccctgttgatatggtcctaagtttttttctgtgtatctgcccacataacaatttcatgttcttagtagattcatagaacatacttttcagaaaaagtatatactgagaatgtgcgtaattaccattgcgaatgtgcagagcagatactgagtatatactacattacagtacttaaacgttctatgtatatacttagaatgtactaccgcacttcttttcagtatataccaagaatgttctttttagaacattccaaggacgtgctataaaccttctatgtgtatacttagaacatactaccgcacatctttttagtttataccaagaaggtactttttagaatattccaaggaagtgctataaaccttctatttatatactaagaacgtactaccgcacatctttgtatgggaagaatattatatttttaagaatattctaagaaagtgctatcaagtgctatattgcttagaagtatgttttcagcatcacctaatctcatcttaggttctactggttctaccaaatatctatttacatattttaattgcaaatgagaatgtagttagtacctacattctacaatattacttaaaaagtaagtacatatttataaattttagttatttatataaatcattatataatatttaggctaaactaaactatgcataataagtaactaaaatttatataatacatacttatatgtacttacctatttaagtaatattgagttatcaaaatagattatatgtattttgaagcaccgcaaacaaaataaacagattatgtatgttctttagtcctagtactacatcattcgccttcatccttaacactgcatagatccatagatgatacaaataatgaaataatgcctgttttctttttcatattttacggttttttcctatccctgatccattcaggtaatagaaatggtcagaataagatggggggaggggggggggttatgaatgtattgtggaataacaaaatcggtggtcagtgttgccaaacggagagaaatttccctttttgcgggaattttcaacataaacggtgataaagggaaaaagttaactcaaaagggaattactgttccagtccaaattgtaaaatattaagaaaaaatataaaaaattttgaaaataattcaacatatcttctcagattttgtaaacaggagggaagtttttttttataaaagtgggaatttttaaggtaagttgacggaaaaagcttactcgacggttggcaacgccaaagcctttggttgtgcagtttggcacgttttggttctgcgaaatggcctattgaattgaatgtacctaaattcaaattccaaggatgtaaaaatactaatgattcatgataaactcgaaatggtaaagtcatttcaattatgaaaacgaatttttaatagtatctatgtaaacgttaatacaattaatgtttaaacttttttaccctacaacaattttgaaatgaaattcgtccaatactacctacatacataaattttattaatgatgtattctaaaaaataacgaagttgataatctataaggctaatattatacttcctatacatacaaa encodes:
- the LOC126888738 gene encoding uncharacterized protein LOC126888738, producing the protein MEFLKPYMKNRTTVGWPEVQQSEEIQSEQTEAQSEQTEAQSEQTEAQSEQTETQSEQTADITVPNDEGPNEAEEIECVQPEKKNCSQPH